A genomic region of Podarcis raffonei isolate rPodRaf1 chromosome 13, rPodRaf1.pri, whole genome shotgun sequence contains the following coding sequences:
- the LOC128399883 gene encoding uncharacterized protein LOC128399883 — MPEIVPKNKAPGVDFCGVDKYYYIVRSDLGCYMRSTNFHEGKDLEVFSLHSSCTGGEHYLAHEDDLFYIIKGDNYRRVSNMNKDLGSVVYSLHPNCRGGDHYLSAFGYFYIIFQKRGVYRRVSNMHEDTDAVEYTLHPACKDGLYYWGIKDYYYFVKPHDEWGVQYYRCTNFNGNLDAVTYSFHSDVVNMLPGGMAVSRGPAYGKWEAIKTISNDSNTPIVWNKKITKKVGYTKQKMSSVEHNWKVSMTASYESGALTEAIAKYQFSLTAEYGGKSVNTEQEDWNEATEIEEAINLTLQPNEKMYIWQYQLGLGKEAVLFCRDMKFTSDSTPPTDIPLPPSNK, encoded by the coding sequence ATGCCAGAGATAGTCCCTAAGAACAAAGCCCCAGGGGTTGATTTCTGTGGGGTAGATAAATATTACTACATTGTCCGCTCAGACCTGGGCTGCTACATGAGATCCACCAATTTCCATGAGGGCAAAGACCTTGAAGTGTTTAGCCTGCACAGTTCCTGCACAGGAGGAGAACACTACTTAGCCCATGAGGATGACCTATTCTACATCATCAAAGGAGACAACTATCGCCGTGTCAGCAACATGAATAAAGACTTAGGTTCTGTAGTATACAGCCTCCATCCCAACTGCCGTGGAGGGGACCATTACCTCTCAGCCTTTGGATACTTCTATATCATTTTCCAGAAAAGAGGTGTTTACCGTCGGGTCAGTAATATGCATGAAGATACAGATGCAGTTGAATACACACTTCACCCAGCTTGCAAGGATGGTCTCTATTACTGGGGCATCAAGGATTACTATTACTTTGTAAAACCCCATGATGAATGGGGGGTCCAGTACTATAGATGCACCAACTTCAATGGAAATTTGGATGCTGTTACATACTCCTTCCATAGTGATGTTGTGAACATGCTCCCTGGAGGAATGGCTGTTAGCCGAGGCCCAGCTTATGGTAAGTGGGAAGCTATCAAGACCATCTCCAATGACTCCAACACTCCCATTGTATGGAATAAGAAGATCACCAAGAAAGTGGGATACACCAAGCAGAAGATGAGCAGTGTGGAGCACAACTGGAAGGTTTCCATGACTGCATCATATGAGTCAGGTGCACTCACTGAGGCCATTGCCAAGTACCAGTTCTCTCTCACTGCTGAGTATGGTGGAAAGAGTGTCAACACAGAGCAGGAAGACTGGAATGAAGCCACTGAGATCGAAGAAGCTATTAATTTGACCCTGCAGCCCAATGAGAAGATGTACATATGGCAATACCAGCTGGGTTTGGGCAAGGAAGCGGTCTTGTTCTGCCGTGATATGAAATTTACGAGTGATTCTACTCCACCTACAGATATTCCTTTGCCACCTTCCAATAAGTGA